Proteins from a single region of Malassezia restricta chromosome IV, complete sequence:
- a CDS encoding methionyl aminopeptidase: MSAAPTEVGGGVSQTTEVLQAKLEETKISEEKPVTAEQDDQDDQDDDEAPVAGGDADKKKKKKKSGNKKKKSKTVKAAMQQTDPPTIGLTKMFPNGQFPVGEVQPYDESKFLDESRKRETGEERRERERLVQQQEGFDYNIIRRAAEVHRQVRQYAQRTIKPGMSMTDIANMIEDGTRTLVEANGFSSGIGFPTGLSLNEVAAHYTPNAGDKRVLQSGDVLKVDFGVHVQGRIVDSAFTLNFEPTYDPLLAAVKAATNAGIKAAGIDARLGEVGAEIQEVMESHEFEAEGKTHQVKCIRNLQGHNIEPWRIHGGKSVPIVAVPNLDEKMEEGEYFAIETFGSTGRGYVVDSGECSHYARKATPPSVPLRINSARQLLYTINKNFGSLPFCRRYLDRLGEQNYLLGLRHLVSQGIVQDYPPLADVPGCMTAQFEHTILLRPTCKEVVSRGDDY; encoded by the coding sequence ATGTCAGCCGCACCAACCGAAGTGGGGGGAGGCGTGTCTCAGACGACAGAGGTGCTGCAAGCCAAGCTCGAGGAGACGAAGATCTCGGAGGAAAAGCCTGTGACGGCTGAACAGGACGACCAAGACGAtcaggacgacgacgaggcgcctgTGGCTGGTGGTGACGCCgacaagaagaagaagaaaaagaagaGTGGCAacaagaagaagaagagcaagACGGTGAAGGCtgcgatgcagcagacAGATCCTCCCACTATCGGACTGACGAAAATGTTCCCTAACGGGCAGTTCCCCGTGGGCGAGGTCCAGCCGTACGATGAGTCCAAGTTCCTCGACGAGTCGCGGAAGCGTGAGACAGGTGAGGAACGTCGTGAGCGCGAACGacttgtgcagcagcaagagGGCTTTGACTACAATATCATacgccgcgctgctgagGTGCATCGCCAGGTGCGTCAGTACGCCCAGCGCACCATTAAGCCTGGCATGTCGATGACAGACATCGCGAACATGATTGAGGatggcacgcgcacgctcgtcgaAGCGAACGGATTCAGCAGCGGCATTGGCTTCCCAACGGGTCTGAGCTTAAACGAGGTTGCCGCGCACTACACGCCGAACGCGGGTGACAAGCGCGTCCTGCAGAGCGGCGACGTTCTCAAAGTCGACTTTGGTGTGCATGTGCAGGGCCGTATCGTTGACAGTGCCTTTACTTTGAACTTTGAGCCGACGTATGACCCGCTTCTCGCGGCCGTCAAGGCAGCGACGAATGCCGGTATCAAGGCGGCGGGTATCGACGCACGCCTCGGCGAGGTCGGTGCTGAGATTCAGGAGGTGATGGAAAGCCACGAGTTCGAGGCAGAAGGCAAGACGCACCAGGTCAAGTGTATTCGGAACCTACAAGGCCACAACATTGAGCCATGGCGTATCCACGGTGGCAAGTCAGTGCCGATCGTGGCTGTGCCGAACCTCGACGAAAAGATGGAGGAGGGCGAGTACTTTGCCATTGAGACGTTCGGCTCCACGGGCCGTGGCTATGTCGTCGACTCGGGTGAGTGCTCCCACTATGCTCGTAAGGCGACGCCGCCGagtgtgccgctgcgcatcaacagcgcgcgccagctgcTCTACACGATCAACAAGAACTTTGGCTCGCTACCCTTCTGCCGCCGCTACCTCGACCGCCTGGGCGAGCAAAACTACCTGCTTGGTCTGCGCCATCTCGTGTCGCAGGGTATTGTACAGGACTACCCACCactcgccgacgtgcctgGCTGCATGACGGCCCAGTTCGAGCACACCATCCTCCTGCGCCCCACGTGCAAGGAAGTCGTGTCGCGTGGCGACGACTACTAA
- a CDS encoding ubiquitin-conjugating enzyme E2 M: MINLWSQRREAEEARKQRPKTSPALIRMQKDISELDLPPTMEVQFPDPASIMQLELIVCPDEGIYEGGTFRFRIAMNDNYPHDPPKVKCLQRVYHPNLDLDGNVCLNILREEWNPILNLNSVTVGLLFLFLDPNADDPLNKEAAEELRRNRQNFHAHVKRTMKGASLNGVQYDQVAA; encoded by the exons ATGATCAAT CTATGGAGCCAGCGCAGAGAGGCTGAAGAGGCACGCAAACAGAGGCCAAAGACTTCGCCTGCGCTCATACGTATGCAGAAAG ACATTTCTGAGCTCGACCTGCCACCTACTATGGAGGTCCAGTTCCCTGACCCCGCATCCATCAtgcagctcgagctcatcgtGTGTCCAGATGAGGGCATCTACGAGGGCGGCACATTTCGATTCCGCATCGCGATGAACGATAACTACCCCCATGATCCACCGAAGGTCAAGTGCCTCCAACGGGTATACCATCCCAATCTTGACCTTGATGGGAATGTATGCCTGAACATCTTGCGCGAAGAGTGGAACCCGATCTTGAATCTCAACTCTGTGACTGTCGGCCTGCTTTTCCTCTTCCTCGATCCGAATGCGGACGACCCTCTCAACAAGGAAGCGGCGGAAGAGCTGCGGCGCAACAGGCAAAACTTCCATGCTCATGTAAAGCGCACTATGAAGGGTGCATCGCTGAATGGCGTGCAATACGATCAAGTGGCGGCCTAG
- a CDS encoding thiosulfate/3-mercaptopyruvate sulfurtransferase → MSLSAAAALPPLLITPKQLAARIASKQSLCILDATWFPRMPNAPVRNAHAEYLQGPRVPGSLFWDVDAVATTGESVMNLPHMMPSGSMFAEAAAAKGITSDTHVVVYDRHGIFSAPRTAFTFSAFGHRAVSVLDGGLPAWIAAGETLDSRALSADPVPPKASYPVPMLESGRVRSFEEMLHNTTLGSNAQVVVDARPQARFDGTAPEPRPDMASGHIPNSLSLPFSAVLDTHELDGRTYTTMKPQHELWKIVASILGEEGMEKVRHDGSAKGSVGVTFSCGSGMTACILWLALQQLGINGAIYDESWSGWGRRAAKGQAPVEKT, encoded by the coding sequence ATGTCTCTGTccgcggcagcagctctgCCGCCCCTGCTGATCACGCCCAAGCAACTAGCGGCGCGTATAGCATCCAAGCAGTCCCTGTGTATTCTTGACGCTACCTGGTTCCCCAGGATGCCGAATGCGCCTGTGCGGAatgcgcacgccgagtACCTCCAGGGCCCCCGTGTGCCTGGCTCACTGTTTTGGGATGTGGATGCCGTGGCCACGACGGGCGAGTCCGTGATGAACTTGCCGCACATGATGCCAAGCGGCTCCATGTTTGCTGAGGCCGCTGCTGCCAAGGGTATCACCAGCGATACACACGTGGTGGTGTATGACAGGCACGGTATCTTTTCGGCACCCCGCACGGCGTTCACGTTCTCGGCCTTTGGCCATCGTGCCGTGTCCGTGCTGGACGGTGGACTTCCAGCCTGGATTGCTGCAGGCGAGACCCTCGATAGCCGCGCGCTCTCGGCGGACCCTGTGCCGCCCAAGGCCTCGTACCCTGTACCCATGCTCGAAAGCGGCCGGGTTCGCTCGTTTGAAGAAATGTTACACAACACGACACTTGGCTCGAATGCACAGGTGGTTGTTGACGCTCGCCCCCAGGCCCGCTTcgacggcacagcgccgGAGCCGCGGCCCGACATGGCCTCGGGCCATATCCCGAACTCGCTGTCCCTACCGTTTTCTGCCGTCCTTGATACGCACGAACTGGACGGACGGACGTACACAACCATGAAGCCACAGCACGAGCTCTGGAAGATTGTCGCTTCCATCCTCGGCGAAGAGGGTATGGAGAAGGTGCGCCACGACGGATCGGCCAAGGGCTCCGTCGGCGTGACGTTCTCGTGCGGCAGTGGTATGACAGCTTGCATTTTGTGGCTTGCactccagcagctcggtATCAATGGGGCTATTTACGACGAGAGTTGGTCCGGTTGGGGCCGCCGGGCTGCGAAAGGCCAGGCGCCCGTGGAGAAGACATAG
- a CDS encoding arrestin-related trafficking adapter 3/6, with amino-acid sequence MPTGVEIILTEPAVFLHAQSQVSPSENEAHDATSPSEQDTSPPQVRGIVRLTLSKSTRVKDISITLTGMTRTDWPEGLKQNGIEVIEQIEILRLKTSIFRSGEGTPLMPGTTPLEARHETAQPQPGRGTNTPRYMWPEEVREQSRERERPVIPNRPSPIPLRSVRGIIEGLRPTKTSPITESASMLEQNAASSSSSAPSSSVPAEWFELRKGQYDYPFSISLPRDLPPSLHADFGHVVYLLRATVFRSGPLVSNLTDQCEVTLVQIPMNDPTTASDSIVVNRTCDDLLSYAVSVDGHSFPIGTTIPMHLTMIPIGKTRVHCITCTLEEQTVYYANERKTMRQEKPHKWNFLRLQNASITDPLLPLMDGGEDALAASPLYPFIEAAARQHPSEEEEIRLAPLNPVGPWHLVMDLSVYMKRQKIINISCQHPKSNVAVHHTLKVILRVEQMPDDASANPRILDIAILIPIHITHSKTSCEWLRLPSYESSQPAPSYEMHSPEYRPHPSSPPPPL; translated from the exons ATGCCGACCGGCGTTGAGATCATAC TAACGGAGCCGGCCGTCTTTTTGCACGCACAGAGCCAGGTATCCCCGTCAGAGAATGAAGCACATGACGCCACATCGCCTTCAGAGCAGGACACATCCCCGCCGCAGGTGcgtggcatcgtgcgcctcACTTTGAGCAAGTCCACACGCGTCAAGGACATAAGCATTACGCTCACGGGCATGACACGGACAGACTGGCCTGAGGGCCTAAAGCAAAATGGCATCGAAGTCATTGAGCAAATTGAGATTTTGCGGCTAAAAACGAGCATTTTTCGCTCAGGGGAAGGCACACCCCTCATGCCTGGCACTACGCccctcgaggcgcgtcaCGAAACAGCACAACCACAGCCAGGACGTGGCACTAATACGCCGCGGTACATGTGGCCTGAGGAGGTGCGAGAACAGTCGCGCGAACGCGAGCGGCCTGTGATTCCGAACCGCCCGTCGCCCATACCCTTGCGCTCGGTGCGTGGCATTATCGAGGGACTTCGCCCGACAAAAACATCGCCTATCACAGAATCGGCATCTATGCTGGAGCAAAATGCGGCGTCTTCGTCCAGCAGTGCACCGTCTTCCTCCGTGCCGGCGGAGTGGTTCGAACTCCGAAAGGGCCAGTATGATTATCCATTCAGCATCTCACTACCGCGTGACTTGCCACCTTCATTGCACGCCGATTTTGGGCATGTAGTCTACTTGCTACGTGCGACGGTATTCCGCAGTGGGCCGCTGGTCAGCAATCTGACGGATCAATGCGAGGTGACACTCGTACAGATACCTATGAACGACCCGACCACCGCGTCAGACTCCATTGTGGTCAACAGAACCTGTGACGACTTGCTGTCCTATGCGGTGTCGGTCGATGGCCACAGCTTTCCCATCGGCACGACCATCCCGATGCATCTCACCATGATCCCGATCGGGAAGACGCGTGTGCACTGCATAACCTGTACGCTCGAGGAACAGACTGTGTACTATGCGAACGAGCGCAAAACAATGCGCCAGGAGAAGCCACATAAATGGAATTTTCTGCGTTTACAGAACGCGTCGATCACAGACCCTCTCTTGCCGCTGATGGACGGCGGAGAAGATGCGCTTGCAGCTTCGCCACTGTATCCTTTCATCGAGGCAGCTGCACGCCAGCATCCAAGTGAGGAAGAAGAAATCCGCTTGGCGCCTTTGAACCCTGTCGGCCCATGGCACCTCGTCATGGATTTAAGCGTGTACATGAAGCGCCAAAAAATCATCAACATTTCATGCCAGCACCCCAAGTCGAATGTGGCGGTGCATCACACTTTGAAAGTGATTCTGCGCGTCGAGCAAATGCCCGATGACGCGTCTGCGAATCCACGTATTCTCGACATTGCCATCTTGATACCCATCCACATCACCCACTCGAAAACGTCATGTGAGTGGCTCCGGCTTCCCAGCTACGAGTCGTCCCAGCCTGCGCCGTCCTATGAAATGCATTCGCCTGAATACCGTCCCCATCCAAGCTCGCCCCCGCCGCCTTTGTGA
- a CDS encoding nuclear pore complex protein Nup188, producing the protein MAADASAAHYAPRAAPYALVPFHDIYEHLEGARQKHTSEDLQQLLEQRLPQLRSCGDLCKPRAPSLRDTFMKKTQVEWHGHNLEVDALQRDLCVAISDRLDIDEVEALGMLRTFLDSEHRSVDALERTLTFSSEGFDDFLDAFYVFYFEEQLALIRCTSALLRIAEDARNELFSTAMAVLDQMEDADLARGCLQRFEEEMSKALPSSVAGDTHYASLWARHGLERQLALLEVAFLLYYGRLSPSAAFLADILECGHRTQFGQRQANASLFDTDAHAKCRCIRDLLLFLAIECLNLEAALDVVPEGIAAPDDAALAPLATDPDALERCLVQLEKAASDVAYAPLLLSFALVLRRFDEVGSHTPLEPRLAATLDVVDHGPQIWRRLLQGAFDPSMQLFDTLHSLVTSPLLRTATRALGASNLSALAYRAVFKGLLLTITELVQPEYLPDLDPLVDLWCLTFRAMPGDVPDGIAALCTQFWTQDIQYPTRASLLDTVRRRFPASFLPLVRLAHALSGTAPDAPSPDTVAAMMNALAHVSSVALILPQRTAGLGLWETLDEAGAPSVTYRLQADMPVALTQMHVPAGTHGVLISPSGQAPAIVLWQLATPISAWHILHDAFVSSVVPSSSATDPASLENDSPTLLSPDWENDSGSVGVIVAELFADVLQTEEALGEALLAHLGEQEALVPAAVALVQAGLASQPLDTRRVYAGYRLLMALLPLRPNDIWQHVRSTNVLIGSPGHVPLLDASVPRSALLTHERRTGVFTGTFCLLDLLYALLEHIQSTQFVDPPSLVQVQASVLARAIGWAGYHIWHDHQQWHYADNPSGWMHMSFKCLRLFSAVLSDPCFLAPLTAKDPPAAVLAVQPLHLAVEHVLGHDASSATFAPMLHALGVGHARIDALYRAGDTQYAHVLEELMALCLETSSLLVARPDTSHVLTALLVGAAPGGGETLASVIFAYIAAPVSPSLATAAAHLLTDMVRAPDMAALRLAGHLGSTKQVEDAVDQLLGVLENTAADAPLRIALWHMLSAFVSNQPALATLLLTGAHLAHDLSQHSSSKPRALHMTALDLAVQALRTVDELWDANPQLLDAVLYFLNEAWAQAAAHPQVFGELRTQSALWDGLVELIRRPVPVPPALDVEADESATLYASRLLCQAHALGLLPCDLSAMRAPRAQPTDRAGCVRVMLALCSDASALQRTLHDAMLTMPAAVPMTMEKHLCETAPDVPWALLRHKPQRHDYERERAFGPSYMYDLPTVLRRTRPDPLLASSQQATRSDVLHCVAQVSLRWSVVDAQARRAVAWTDCLGIMTAHLLAQAEAQGAASLEALQRSLSEAALHIGPLALEQDRPHVVTLLAVLIGASHVRLDAAALEKLSTLVAKLGESSAYKLPAFTSQGVRSPLVQLMLAVASCARRHKAALPALPTMVGQAMDVFLRLESLAPLLEKPLSESARQAERDLDTLVAFLHKCMAPEAHVPASTWLGPIRETRMLPICAELLSSMPLTPEHDGVGAPRTHMRFFMPLLRFLEALASHSSACELVAHAGVVRALCATALSSTLEQGGLDAVQPSGEPHPLHAAWLLMLRIVVRLVENLGLEDARGHLVDADVQVFVYMYAAQLRRSLTFSPLTQTNPLDVGQLQEVAMVLRLFRSMWTAKAPCQTVSGASPHQRAAMMPLGEPFLQDTPLLLQQLAYLRGHADELSTMLGFDASTPPTAPVLQHAHETVAESLVMLLTLMWDMSGADVIMTCDPHDWPMLPALIHPSMHVASHAPASFGTLLELASTLTKQVQRKESGAAEALEQCIGLCATQAMAWAQGPMPRQGSESISIHVDQAQAELDAGLGRDIEAAIQSASEADASAWWKALSAFHARYMQSRV; encoded by the coding sequence ATGGCCGCTGATgcaagcgcggcgcactatgcgccgcgcgctgcgccttATGCCCTCGTACCGTTCCATGATATATACGAGCATCTCGAGGGCGCGCGCCAAAAACACACATCAGAAGacctgcagcagctgtTGGAACAACGCCTGCCACAGCTGCGTTCGTGTGGCGATCTGTGCAAgccacgcgcgccgtcgctccGTGATACGTTTATGAAAAAGACACAGGTCGAGTGGCATGGCCACAACCTCGAAGTTGATGCGCTCCAACGCGACTTGTGCGTCGCGATTAGCGACCGGCTCGATATAGACGAagtcgaggcgctgggtATGTTGCGCACGTTTCTTGACAGCGAGCACCGTTCTgttgatgcgctggaacgTACACTTACATTTAGTTCGGAAGGCTTTGACGACTTCCTGGATGCATTTTACGTGTTTTATTTTGAagagcagctcgcgctcattCGATGCACTAGTGCCTTGCTGCGGATCGCAGAAGATGCGCGCAATGAGCTTTTCAGTACGGCGATGGCTGTGCTCGATCAGATGGAAGATGCTGATCTCGCGCGCGGCTGTTTGCAGCGCTTCGAGGAGGAGATGAGCAAGGCGCTGCCCTCTAGCGTCGCGGGCGATACACACTATGCCTCGCTGTGGGCGCGTCACGGCTTGGAGAGGCAACTGGCACTGTTGGAAGTGGCTTTCTTGCTTTACTATGGACGCCTatcgccgagcgccgccttTCTTGCTGACATACTTGAGTGTGGGCACCGTACGCAGTTTGGGCAGCGGCAAGCGAATGCCAGCCTCTTTGATAcagatgcgcatgccaaATGCCGATGCATTCGCGACCTGCTTTTGTTTTTAGCCATCGAGTGCTTGAACCTtgaagcggcgctggatgtCGTGCCTGAAGGCATTGCCGCGCCCGATGATGCAGCACTCGCGCCTTTGGCGACAGACCCTGACGCACTGGAACGGTGCCTTGTGCAATTGGAGAAAGCCGCGTCAGATGTGGCGTATGCGCCGTTGCTGCTTAGCTTTGCCCTCGTGCTACGCCGGTTTGACGAGGTCGGCTCACATACGCCCCTCGAGCCACGCTTGGCTGCGACCTTGGACGTGGTCGATCATGGACCTCAAATATGGCGTCGGCTCCTACAGGGCGCTTTTGATCCGAGCATGCAGCTCTTTGACACCCTGCATTCGCTCGTGACATCGCCGCTGTTGCGGACGGCTACACGTGCGTTGGGTGCATCAAATCTGTCGGCCCTGGCGTATCGCGCGGTGTTCAAAGGACTGCTGCTCACCATCACAGAACTTGTGCAGCCCGAGTATTTACCAGATCTGGATCCGCTGGTGGACTTATGGTGTCTCACATTCCGCGCGATGCCAGGCGACGTCCCGGATGGCATTGCTGCGCTGTGCACGCAGTTTTGGACGCAAGACATTCAGTACCCGACCCGTGCGTCTTTGCTGGACACGGTGCGTCGTCGCTTTCCCGCCAGCTTTCTGCCATTGGTGCGCCTCGCACATGCACTCTCCGGCACGGCACCAGATGCGCCCTCGCCCGACACGGTCGCGGCCATGATGAATGCGCTGGCACACGTGTCGTCGGTAGCCCTCATCCTGCcccagcgcacggcggGACTCGGCCTATGGGAAACGCTCGATGAAGCGGGGGCGCCATCGGTCACGTATCGATTGCAGGCTGACATGCCCGTCGCCCTCACACAGATGCATGTGCCTGCCGGCACGCATGGCGTGCTCATTTCTCCATCGGGCCAAGCACCGGCCATTGTTCTGTGGCAGCTCGCCACACCGATCAGTGCGTGGCACATTCTCCACGACGCATTCGTATCCAGTGTCGTgccctcgtccagcgcgacTGACCCTGCGTCGCTGGAAAATGACTCGCCGACGCTTCTTTCTCCCGACTGGGAAAACGATAGCGGTAGCGTGGGCGTGATCGTGGCAGAACTCTTTGCAGATGTGCTCCAAACCGAGGAAGCCCTGGGTGAGGCTCTCTTGGCACATCTTGGCGAACAAGAAGCGCTCGTCCCagccgccgtcgcgctggTGCAGGCCGGTCTCGCGTCTCAACCACTGGATACACGTCGCGTGTATGCTGGCTACCGCCTGCTGATGGCCCTTTTGCCGCTGCGGCCTAACGACATTTGGCAGCATGTCCGCTCGACCAATGTGCTGATCGGTAGTCCTGGACATGTGCCGCTTCTCGACGCCAGTGTGCCACGCTCGGCACTGCTtacgcacgagcgccgcacagGTGTGTTCACAGGCACCTTCTGCCTTCTTGATTTGCTATATGCTCTCCTCGAACACATCCAGTCGACGCAGTTTGTCGATCCTCCCTCCCTTGTACAAGTGCAGGCGTCTGTTCTTGCTCGTGCCATTGGCTGGGCCGGCTACCACATCTGGCACGACCACCAGCAATGGCATTACGCAGACAACCCGTCTGGATGGATGCATATGAGTTTCAAGTGCCTTCGTCTGTTTTCGGCCGTCTTGAGCGATCCGTGCTTTCTTGCACCGCTCACAGCCAAGGACCCTCCGGCTGCCGTGCTGGCTGTGCAGCCGCTGCACCTGGCTGTCGAGCACGTCTTGGGCCACGACGCCTCGTCTGCGACGTTTGCGCCGAtgctccatgcgctcggTGTCGGCCACGCACGTATCGATGCGCTGTACCGTGCCGGCGACACCCAATATGCTCATGTGCTGGAGGAGCTCATGGCCTTGTGTCTCGAGACGTCGAGTCTCCTCGTCGCGCGGCCCGACACGTCCCATGTGCTCACGGCACTTCTCGTTGGTGCGGCACCGGGAGGCGGCGAAACCCTCGCCAGCGTGATATTTGCGTACATCGCTGCGCCTGTGTCGCCCTCGTTGGCTacggccgccgcccatcTCCTCACAGACATGGTCCGTGCGCCCGACAtggctgcgctgcgcttgGCCGGTCATCTCGGCTCGACCAAGCAGGTGGAAGATGCAGTGGATCAGCTGCTGGGTGTGCTGGAGAATACGGCggctgatgcgccgcttcgcATAGCGCTCTGGCACATGTTGAGTGCGTTTGTGTCGAACCAGCCTGCGCtggcgacgctgctgctgacGGGTGCTCATCTAGCCCACGATTTGAGCCAGCATTCGTCGTCCAAGCCACGGGCGCTGCATATGACGGCGCTCGATTTGGCCGTGCAAGCGCTGCGAACCGTGGACGAACTTTGGGATGCGAATCCCCAGCTATTGGATGCCGTGCTGTACTTTTTGAACGAGGCGtgggcgcaggcagcggcgcatcctcAGGTGTTTGGTGAGTTGCGTACGCAATCAGCGCTGTGGGATGGTCTCGTCGAGCTTATCCGGCGCCccgtgcctgtgccgcccgcACTTGAcgtcgaggcggacgaGTCAGCGACGCTGTATGCATCTCGCCTCTTgtgccaagcgcatgcccTGGGTCTCTTGCCATGTGACCTCAGTGCTATGCGCGCGCCACGGGCCCAGCCGACGGACAGGGCCGGCTGTGTGCGCGTGATGCTGGCGCTGTGCTCTGATGCAAGTGCTTTGCAACGTACTCTGCACGATGCGATGCTGACTATGCCGGCTGCTGTGCCCATGACGATGGAGAAGCATTTGTGCGAGACTGCGCCGGACGTGCCTTGGgccctgctgcgccacaagCCACAACGCCATGACTATGAGCGCGAACGCGCATTTGGTCCATCGTACATGTATGATCTTCCTACGgtgctgcggcgcacgcgtcCTGATCCCTTGTTGGCATCGTCCCAGCAGGCTACACGCTCTGATGTGCTGCATTGTGTGGCGCAGGTAAGTCTGCGGTGGTCGGTCGTGGATGCTCAAGCACGGCGGGCTGTCGCGTGGACGGATTGCTTGGGTATCATGACAGCGCATCTGCTCGCCCAAGCCGAGGCGCAAGGTGCCGCATCCCTGGAGGCCCTgcagcgctcgctcagcgaagcggcgctgcatATTGGCCCCTTGGCCCTCGAGCAAGACCGCCCCCACGTCGTGACTTTGTTGGCTGTGCTCATAGGCGCCTCGCATGTCCGTCTCGACGCGGCAGCGCTGGAGAAGCTCAGCACGCTGGTCGCCAAGCTCGGTGAATCGTCTGCCTACAAGTTGCCGGCGTTCACGTCACAGGGCGTGCGCTCGCCCCTTGTGCAGCTCATGCTGGCGGTGGCGTcatgcgcgcgccgccacaAGGCCGCCTTGCCAGCGCTTCCGACCATGGTCGGTCAAGCGATGGACGTATTTCTTCGtctcgagtcgctcgcgcCTCTGCTAGAGAAGCCGCTGAGTGAGTCGGCACGGCAAGCCGAGAGGGATCTCGATACGCTGGTGGCGTTCCTGCACAAGTGCATGGCGCCTgaggcgcatgtgccggCTTCAACGTGGCTGGGTCCGATCCGAGAGACACGTATGCTTCCTATTTGTGCCGAGCTACTGTCGAGCATGCCACTTACGCCGGAGCACGACGGCGTGGGTGCGCCGCGGACGCACATGCGCTTCTTTATGCCGCTCTTACGCTTTCTCGAGGCTCTTGCATCGCACTCATCGGCGTGTGAGCTCGTAGCACATGCTGGTGTCGTGCGGGCCCTGTGTGCCACGGCGCTCAGctcgacgctcgagcagggcggTCTGGATGCTGTGCAGCCCTCGGGCGAGCCTCATCCCTTGCATGCGGCATGGCTACTGATGCTGCGCATTGTCGTGCGGCTCGTGGAGAATCTGGGGCTCGAAGATGCGCGCGGCCACCTTGTCGATGCGGATGTGCAGGTGTTTGTGTACAtgtatgcggcgcagctgcgccgctccCTTACGTTTTCGCCGTTGACCCAAACGAATCCCTTGGATGTGGGGCAGCTGCAGGAAGTGGCCATGGTCCTGCGTCTTTTCCGGAGCATGTGGACGGCGAAGGCGCCTTGCCAGACTGTGAgtggcgcgtcgccgcatcAGCGCGCCGCCATGATGCCTCTGGGCGAGCCGTTCCTCCAGGATACCCCACTGCTGTTACAGCAGCTCGCCTATCTCCGCGGCCATGCCGATGAGCTGTCGACGATGCTAGGCTTTGACGCTTCCACGCCACCGAcagcgcctgtgctgcagcatgcacACGAGACTGTGGCCGAGAGTCTGGTCATGCTGCTTACGCTGATGTGGGATATGAGTGGCGCTGATGTGATCATGACATGCGATCCGCACGACTGGCCCATGCTGCCGGCCCTCATCCATCCCTCCATGCACGTGGCATCccatgcgcctgcgtcgtTCGGCACGCTTCTTGAGCTCGCCAGCACCCTCACgaagcaggtgcagcgCAAGGAAAGCGGGGCAGCGGAGGCACTCGAGCAGTGCATTGGCCTGTGTGCGAcgcaggccatggcctGGGCTCAGGGACCCATGCCGCGACAAGGGAGCGAGTCCATCTCGATCCATGTTGACCAGGCTCAAGCAGAGCTTGACGCCGGTCTAGGCCGCGATATTGAGGCGGCCATCCAGTCGGCCTCCGAGGCTGACGCCAGTGCGTGGTGGAAGGCACTGTCGGCGTTCCATGCACGGTATATGCAGTCGCGCGTGTAG